GCGAGCGGACCCGTCAGAGCGCCCCGACGAAAGCACACGCGTGGCGGGCATCTCACTGCATAGCTCGTCCGCAGACGTGCATCGGTCGCGGAACGGACATCCGCTTGGAAAGCCGTTCAGTGGCGGAACGTGCCCTGGAATGGTCGGCAATCTCACGAGCCGACCGTTGCCCCAATCATCAGATGGCGTCGCGGCCACCAGCCCCGCGGTGTACGGATGAAAGGGGTGAACTAATGTGGAATCGATCCGACCGGCCTCAACGATGCGCCCCCCATACATAACCAAGACCTCGTCACACAACCGAGACGCGACGGGCAAGTCATGCGTAATGAGAAGGAGCGAGGTACCCGTCTCGCGCGTGATCGATTTGAGCAACGATATGATTTCAGCCTGGACTCGCACGTCCAAAGCAGTTGTGGGCTCGTCTGCTATCAAGACCTCCGGCTCGCAGGCAAGCGCCATCGCGATGACGACCCGCTGGCGTTGGCCGCCCGAGAGCTGGTGTGGGTAAGCGCGGAGTCGGGTCTCCGGGTCCGGAATACGTACCATGTCGAGGAGCTCGATCGCGCGACGCCTTGCCGCAGCCCCGGACGGTCCACCATGAAGGCGCAAGCATTCGACAAGCTGCCGACCGATCGTGTGCACCGGGTTCAGAGCACTTAGAGTGTCTTGAAAGATCATCGCGACCCGCGGACCGCGCATCTTCACGAGTTCTGGTTCAGCCAGTGCCAGCAAGTCGGTGTCACCGAGGATGGCTCGCCCGCCAGCCACGTGCATGTTCTCCGGAAGCAACCCCATTATCGCAAGGCCGGTAAGGCTCTTTCCTGAGCCGGACTCCCCAATCAGCGCGGTTGACCCGCCCGGTTTAAGCGCGAACGTTACGTTCCGGACAACCGGGATGTTATCGAAGTGAATCGACATATTCTCGACGGACAGAGTCATCGCTTGTTCCTCCTCATCCGTGGATCGAAGCGGTCTCTCAACCCGTCCCCCAAAAGGTTAAAACCCATGACACCGCCCATGATCGCCAGTCCCGGCCAAATCGCCAGTCCCGGCGCTATGCTGGCAAACGTTTGCCCTTCGCGTAGCATCGCTCCCCACGACGGCGTAGGGGGTTGCGCACCCAGCCCCAGGTAGGACAGACCAGCCTCCGCCAGCAACGCGTATGCAAACAGGACGGTTGCTTGGACCGTGATCACCGCACTGATGTTGGGTAGGGCATGCCTGACGTAAATGAAGATCGACTTTCGACCGTAGGTTCGCGCGGCCGCCACGAAACCCCTCTCAAGTACTTGCATCGCGGCGCCACGAGTCGTGCGAGCGACGATCGGAGTGTACGCAATACCAATCGCAACCATGGCCGCGAGGAGACCCGGCCCAGTAATGGTGATGAGGAGGATCGCCAGAACGACGGCTGGCAGCGCGAATATCACGTCGCTTATGCGCATCAAGACCTCATCGACCCACCCACCCCTAGCCGCTGCGAGCCCGCCTAATGGGATCCCAATCAGCATCGCAACCGTGACAGTCAGAACCCCGACCAGAAGCGCGCTTCGAGCGCCGAACATTAGCCGACTAAGGACGTCCCGCCCGAAATTGTCCGTTCCAAGGATGTGGTTCACGCTCGGACCTTCCAACGCCTGTCCCGCCCACATGGCAGTAGGGTCGTACGGGGTCCAGAGGTACGAGAGCAGTGCGCCGGAAACAATCAGCCCCACTAGCGCGGCTCCGATGATGAGGTTCCACGGCTTGCGGCGGGCACCAGGAATCTGGACTGAAGCGTCAGGAAGAACGCGCAAGCGCAGGATGCTCATGCGCGCGCTCCATGCCGGAGCCGAGGATCGAGTAGCCGGTAGCTGATGTCAACGAGGAAATTCACGATCAGGATGGTTGCTGCGATCAGCATGACGATCGACTGGACGACGATGACGTCCCGAGCAAGGACGGAACTTAGGATAAGCGAACCCAGCCCCGGTAGGAAGAAGACTGCCTCGACGACGATCGTTCCCCCGATCAAGGCGGCGAGCTCCAGTCCCAGCACGGTCACCAAAGGGATAGACGCATTCTGAAGTCCGTGACGCCACAGAGCGCCAAGACGGGTCAGTCCTTTCGCTCGTGCTGTTCTTATGTAATCCGATCGCATCGTCTCGAGGATCGATGATCGAACGTACCGGGTGAGCACCGCCCCCTGGGCCAGGGCGAGAGCAAGCACTGGCAGGATGAGCGACCTGAGCCAGTCGATCGGGCTCTCGCCAAAGGGTACGTAGCCCCCTGATGGGAGCCACCCGAGACGAACGGCGAAGAACGTGACGAACATCAGGCCGGCCCAGAACGCCGGAACAGCGATACCTAGCTGAGTTAGCGCGCTGATCAGGTGGTCTGCGAGTCGCCCGTGATATGCGCCAGCCAGGATTCCCAGGGGGACTCCGATGATGATCGTGCCGAGAAGCGCGAGAACAGCCAGTGGCGCGGTCACGGCCAAAGCCCGCTCGGCGGACGCCGCCACACTAAAGCCGGAAATGTACGAGACCCCCATGTCCCCCCGGATAAGACCACCGATCCACTCCACGTACCTCATAAGAGCCGGTTGGTCGAGACCGAGTTGTGCCTCGAGAGCCGCGACAGACTCGTCGGTTGCCTCCGAACCAAGGATGGCGTGCGCCGCACTACCGGGAAGAACGTTGAGAACCGCAAAGATGACGGCGGACGCGAGAAGGAGGGTGCCGACGAGAATCCCTACCCGCCTCACGACATATATGATCATCGCTTCTCCGTCACGAACATCATTGTTTGATCTGCAGCCTTGCCATTTCGCGGCTTTGCATACGGGATACCGTATAGCGATGATCAGAACCCGTCAACCGTATTGCGCAACGAGCTCGTCGCCTCTTGGAGTTCTTTCCCACATGATCCGATTTGCTCGCGACTAAACCAGCCGGCGGGAACGCCCGCAGAAACACGGACAAGGGTATTTCTAGTATGACTTCTTCGCCTCTGCCCCTCAGCGGCATTCGCGTGGTCTCAATGGAGCAATATATCGCGGGGCCATACTGCACTAGCATTCTCGCTAGTCTCGGCGCCGAAGTACTTAAGATCGAGAACCCCCGCAAGGGCGGAGATCCTCGCCGCGCATACACCCCTCAACGCGGAGGCCTCAGCAGCGGCTTCGCGAGTTATAACCGCGGCAAGCGTTCGGTGGCTGTCGACCTCGACGCGCCCGCTGATGTCGCGCGGCTGAAGGCGCTCATCAGCGAGGCTGACGTCCTCGTCTCCAATCTGCGCCCTGGCGTGCTACACAAGCGAGGAATCGGTGCGGATCGACTGCGAGCGGAACATCCGGCTCTGATTATCTCGGAAATTTCTGGTTTTGGCACGACGGGCGGCCCATATGGCGACTGGCCCGCTTTCGACTCCGTCATCCAGGCTATGAGCGGGTTAAGTAGCCTTCTGACACCACGTGATGGGGACCGGCCGGCCCTCGCACCAATGTCGACGACGGACATCCAGGCTGGCACATGGGCGGCGTTGGGGATTCTCGCGGCGCTCGTTCGTCGCGCGGTGACACCTGACGGGGTCCATATCGACGCGGCAATGTATGACATCACCGTGGCATCACTCGAGCGTCCACTCGCGCTCCTCGAGTTCGGCATGGAGAGCAATTCGGCCGGATCAGACTCCCAGAGTCCCGTCGGCACCTTTCGCGCGATCGGCGGATGGGTGGCAATCGTGGTGCCCACGGACGAGATGTGGCGCCGCTGCTGCACTGCCATCGACCGCGAAGATCTACATAACGATCCGCGGCTTGGAACGATCGAAGATCGGGCGGCCTTGATGGACTCGATCATCATTCCCGCATTGGAGAACTGGGCCATCGAGAACCGGCTCGACGAGCGTGAGTGTGCCGCGCAACTGAGAGCGTATGGCCAACCGGCGGGACCGGTTCAGACGATCGAGGAGGTCCGCACGTGCCCGCAGCTGGCCTCTCGAGCCTTCTTTGAGCCGCTTGTCGGCGGACCGAGTGGGGAAAACGGCGCTCCCATCGCACTTGCGCGCTTCCCCTTGCTCTTCGATGGCGAGCCGCTTCGCTCTGGACAAGTACCTCAGTTGGGCGAATACAACCCCTCCGAAGCCGATCAATCGATGGAGGCATGAGCCGGGAGACGCGAGAGCCGCATTGCCAATGGTCCGAATACCATGGGCAGCATGACACCGACCTGGAGGGCGACTCAAAAAGCGAATCGTCGAGCCTCACTCATGCGTTCAGCGGCGAAGTTGTTCGCCGAGCGTGGCTTCGCCGCGGTGTCCACCGTCGACTTGGGCGACGCGGTCGGCATGAGCGGCCCCGCCCTTTATAACTACTTCCCGAGCAAGGAATCGCTGCTCGCGGAGTTGCTGATCGACGCCAGCGAACGGCTCCTGAATGGATGTCAATCGATCCTCGCGGACACCGATAACCCCGATGAGGCACTGACGCTGCTCATCAAGTTTCACCTGGAGTTCGCTACCGCTGACCCCGACATCATCCGGATCCAGGATCGCGAACTCCCTCAACTCGCGGTGGACGTGAGTCACCGCGTACGCCGGCTACAGCGCCAGTACGTCCAGACGTGGGACGAGGTGCTCAGGCAGCTGCGGCCAGCCCTCGATGACGATGAGCGTCAGACGCGACTTCTCGCGACCTTCGGTCTTCTAAACTCCACGCCGCACAGCGCGCAGGGGACCGAAGGACGCGCGGGTCCGATTCTCGCGGGCATGGCCCGCCGGGCGTTGCTCGACTGACGCCGATGAGCGTCAGCATCTCGGAGCCCCAGATTTCGATGAGGCGGATCGAGTACCCGCTGCACTGACCGACGTGGCGTGGCGCTCATAGGCGTCTCGTATTTCTTCCCCAGCTGATTCGACGCTTCGTGCACGAGGCCCTGGCCAGCCACAGCGAGCACTACCGGCACCAGACCGCGCAGTGCCTCGCATCCTCGTGACCCGCTTCAGCGAACCCGCCCGGAGCGAGCCGCGCGGGACCTCCCCCAACGGGCAGGCATTTACTCTCCACGGGAACTGCTGACGTTCAGCTCGGCTGCGCGACGCAGCAACCTCAAGCGACGTGCCAACGCGAACCTGTTGCTCGGCCTCGGCGCAGTTGCCGGCTTGTGTGCGGAAAAGCATGAAAAAAACTCCGAGAATTCGGAGCCCACTCTTGTTTTGGGAATCTAATCGACCTGTTCTCGGCTGATCCCAATGGCAATGGCGGTACCGGTGGTGTCTGGTTTCAGGACCTTGTGAACGGGTTTCGCACGACATTGTGAACGGCGCAATGGCGTCCACACCGGATGTCGCACGACCTTGTGAACGCCTCGACCGGGCACCGTCAGAAGGTGAGCAAACCGGAAGTCCTGATCAAGGCGGTCACCGTCCTCGGCTTCAGCTATGGCCAGACCGCGAAACGCTACGGCGTGTCCAAGACCCTGGTGCACCGCCTGCACCACCGCTGGCTCGAGGAAGGCGACCAAGCATTCCAAGCACGGTCCTCCCGGCCGAAGACACAACCCGCGCGGACACCCGATTCAGTTCGCGACCGAGTGCTGCAGCTGCGTGAGCATCTCACCAGAGATGGCCTGGACGCCGGCGCCGACACCATCCACACCCACCTCACCGCCGAGGGCCACCAGCTCAGCCGCGCCACCGTCTGGCGGATCCTGAAACGCGCCGGCCGGATCACCCCGCAACCGCAGAAACGTCCACGCAGCTCCTACATCCGCTTCAACGCCGACCGCCCCAACCAGATGTGGCAATCCGACTTCACCCACTGGACCTGCGCCGACGGCACCGAGGTCGAGATCATCGGCTGGCTCGACGACCACTCCCGGTTCCTGCTACACCTGTCCGCCCACCACCGGGTCACCGGGAAGACCGTCACCGACACCTTCACCCACACCGCCACCGCCACCGCCTCCGCCACCGCCACGGCTACCCGACCTCCACGCTCACCGAGAACGGCAACGACTACACCACGAGATACGCCCGCGGCGGCCAGGGACGCGGCGGCCGAAACGCCTTCGAAACCCTCCTCGCCCTGGAAGGCATCACCCAGAAAAACGGTCGCCCCTACCGACCCACCACCCAAGGCAAGATCGAACGCTTCTGGCAGACCCTGAAGAAACACCTCACCGCCC
The Diaminobutyricimonas sp. LJ205 genome window above contains:
- a CDS encoding helix-turn-helix domain-containing protein — protein: MSHDLVNASTGHRQKVSKPEVLIKAVTVLGFSYGQTAKRYGVSKTLVHRLHHRWLEEGDQAFQARSSRPKTQPARTPDSVRDRVLQLREHLTRDGLDAGADTIHTHLTAEGHQLSRATVWRILKRAGRITPQPQKRPRSSYIRFNADRPNQMWQSDFTHWTCADGTEVEIIGWLDDHSRFLLHLSAHHRVTGKTVTDTFTHTATATASATATATRPPRSPRTATTTPRDTPAAARDAAAETPSKPSSPWKASPRKTVAPTDPPPKARSNASGRP
- a CDS encoding ABC transporter permease encodes the protein MIIYVVRRVGILVGTLLLASAVIFAVLNVLPGSAAHAILGSEATDESVAALEAQLGLDQPALMRYVEWIGGLIRGDMGVSYISGFSVAASAERALAVTAPLAVLALLGTIIIGVPLGILAGAYHGRLADHLISALTQLGIAVPAFWAGLMFVTFFAVRLGWLPSGGYVPFGESPIDWLRSLILPVLALALAQGAVLTRYVRSSILETMRSDYIRTARAKGLTRLGALWRHGLQNASIPLVTVLGLELAALIGGTIVVEAVFFLPGLGSLILSSVLARDVIVVQSIVMLIAATILIVNFLVDISYRLLDPRLRHGARA
- a CDS encoding ABC transporter permease is translated as MSILRLRVLPDASVQIPGARRKPWNLIIGAALVGLIVSGALLSYLWTPYDPTAMWAGQALEGPSVNHILGTDNFGRDVLSRLMFGARSALLVGVLTVTVAMLIGIPLGGLAAARGGWVDEVLMRISDVIFALPAVVLAILLITITGPGLLAAMVAIGIAYTPIVARTTRGAAMQVLERGFVAAARTYGRKSIFIYVRHALPNISAVITVQATVLFAYALLAEAGLSYLGLGAQPPTPSWGAMLREGQTFASIAPGLAIWPGLAIMGGVMGFNLLGDGLRDRFDPRMRRNKR
- a CDS encoding CaiB/BaiF CoA-transferase family protein, which produces MTSSPLPLSGIRVVSMEQYIAGPYCTSILASLGAEVLKIENPRKGGDPRRAYTPQRGGLSSGFASYNRGKRSVAVDLDAPADVARLKALISEADVLVSNLRPGVLHKRGIGADRLRAEHPALIISEISGFGTTGGPYGDWPAFDSVIQAMSGLSSLLTPRDGDRPALAPMSTTDIQAGTWAALGILAALVRRAVTPDGVHIDAAMYDITVASLERPLALLEFGMESNSAGSDSQSPVGTFRAIGGWVAIVVPTDEMWRRCCTAIDREDLHNDPRLGTIEDRAALMDSIIIPALENWAIENRLDERECAAQLRAYGQPAGPVQTIEEVRTCPQLASRAFFEPLVGGPSGENGAPIALARFPLLFDGEPLRSGQVPQLGEYNPSEADQSMEA
- a CDS encoding ABC transporter ATP-binding protein; the encoded protein is MTLSVENMSIHFDNIPVVRNVTFALKPGGSTALIGESGSGKSLTGLAIMGLLPENMHVAGGRAILGDTDLLALAEPELVKMRGPRVAMIFQDTLSALNPVHTIGRQLVECLRLHGGPSGAAARRRAIELLDMVRIPDPETRLRAYPHQLSGGQRQRVVIAMALACEPEVLIADEPTTALDVRVQAEIISLLKSITRETGTSLLLITHDLPVASRLCDEVLVMYGGRIVEAGRIDSTLVHPFHPYTAGLVAATPSDDWGNGRLVRLPTIPGHVPPLNGFPSGCPFRDRCTSADELCSEMPATRVLSSGRSDGSARHVACWHDLSEVGL
- a CDS encoding TetR/AcrR family transcriptional regulator, which codes for MRSAAKLFAERGFAAVSTVDLGDAVGMSGPALYNYFPSKESLLAELLIDASERLLNGCQSILADTDNPDEALTLLIKFHLEFATADPDIIRIQDRELPQLAVDVSHRVRRLQRQYVQTWDEVLRQLRPALDDDERQTRLLATFGLLNSTPHSAQGTEGRAGPILAGMARRALLD